A single Cryptococcus neoformans var. grubii H99 chromosome 7, complete sequence DNA region contains:
- a CDS encoding 6,7-dimethyl-8-ribityllumazine synthase → MLDNTVKGLPPAPTTYDGSGLRIAIVHARWNDTIINALLAGALAKLRQQGVKDENIVVKTVAGSYELPLACKKIIEAGKTQSANAAPSMLASTTNLLSLIDNSSSAQQPAAQPQPQAAQPQAAGASTAPFDAVIAIGCLIKGSTMHFEYICEAVSQGLMNVQLQTGTPVVFGVLTVLNDEQALVRAGVGSGEDKGHNHGEDWGLAAVELASQYKEWEKGVL, encoded by the exons ATGCTCGACAACACCGTCAAGGGTctcccccccgcccccaCCACCTACGACGGCTCCGGCCTCCGCATCGCCATCGTGCATGCCCGCTGGAACGACACCATCATCAACGCCCTCCTCGCCGGCGCACTCGCAAAGCTCAGGCAGCAGGGCGTCAAGGACGAGAACATTGTCGTCAAGACCGTCGCAGGCAGCTACGAGCTGCCCCTTGCCTGCAAAAA GATCATCGAGGCCGGCAAGACCCAGTCCGCCAACGCCGCCCCCTCCATGCTCGCGTCCACCaccaacctcctctccctcatcgacaactcctcctccgcccaGCAGCCCGCCGCCCAGCCCCAGCCCCAGGCCGCCCAGCCCCAGGCCGCGGGCGCGTCCACCGCCCCCTTTGACGCCGTCATCGCCATCGGCTGCCTCATCAAGGGTTCCACCATGCACTTTGAGTACATCTGCGAGGCCGTCTCCCAGGGCCTGATGAATGTCCAGCTCCAGACCGGCACACCCGTCGTCTTTGGCGTCTTGACCGTCTTGAACGACGAGCAGGCCTTGGTCAGGGCCGGTGTCGGCAGCGGAGAAGACAAGGGGCATA ACCACGGCGAGGACTGGGGTCTTGCTGCTGTCGAGCTTGCTTCGCAGTATAAAGAGTGGGAAAAGGGAGTCCTCTAG
- a CDS encoding cytoplasmic protein, with translation MPPAAPLSPMASAKHKPSSSYTAAATSSATSTSTAPAPILSYHAHPLNPRSSITISREGSPTSRTSMSALHRPAFVHATTSYAVATAAGSSAAGSSSASGHGSKGESRGGSAKPYSEDEGYRKEVSAYYPPEFPHPDGPYPYPHHQYTPFTQSDRPDAETSVLDRLRTAGRKMFGRNDSREIKLSCLQCSNSEEGGELGRAMMFGWVVTTVAFFLAIAFWRGELFRALDKLSHYLAEQGIYGHLTFYVLIFITTIPPLPLYSTLIILSGYTFGVWQGFLVSYLASLSGAIVVFLVSRKMLRDTIVKCLASSSISMSLLHILPTHPHLLLLIRIAPYPYNLLNVILASSPTLTLQTYTGCTAVSLCKLVLHTWIGSGIHDLSESYGHGQSKGQEESKEGDGVDGQWPQDPDVVTGRPAQEGDTQTAKTWTTWVGIVLCIVLFFYLMHFAKRAVKKAQAEQAEMEEREREEREGLTSVSARRESEGEEMV, from the exons ATGCCCCCGGCTGCCCCGTTGTCCCCCATGGCCTCGGCAAAGCACAAgccctcctcttcctacACCGCAGCGGCCACCTCCTCAGCaacatccacctccaccgcaCCCGCCCCGATCTTGTCGTATCATGCCCATCCTCTCAACCCCCGCTcctccatcaccatctccagGGAAGGCTCACCCACCTCCCGCACCTCCATGTCCGCTCTCCATAGACCCGCGTTCGTGCACGCCACAACGTCGTATGCCGTAGCGACTGCTGCGGGCTCATCAGCAGCCGGCTCGTCGAGCGCTAGCGGCCATGGGAGCAAGGGCGAAAGTCGCGGAGGGAGTGCCAAGCCCTAcagtgaggatgaagggtaCCGCAAAGAGGTATCAGCCTACTATCCGCCCGAATTCCCCCATCCCGACGGACCATATCCTTACCCCCACCACCAGTACACCCCTTTTACGCAGTCAGATAGACCAGATGCTGAAACGAGCGTCCTGGATCGTCTGAGAACGGCCGGCAGGAAGATGTTTGGAAGGAATGACAGCAGGGAAATCAAGCTGTCCTGTTTACAATGTAGCAATAGCGAGGAAGGCGGGGAACTGGGCAGGGCAATGATGTTCGGCTGGGTCGTCACGACGGTCGCGTTCTTCCTGGCCATTGCATTCTGGAGAGGAGAGTTGTTTCGGG CACTCGACAAGCTGTCGCATTATCTGGCAGAACAGGGGATATACGGACACTTGACATTCTAcgttctcatcttcatcacgACCATACCGCCTTTGCCGCTGTACTCAACATTGATCATCTTGTCAGGATACACCTTTGGTGTCTGGCAGGGTTTCTTGGTGTCCTACCTGGCAAGCTTATCAGGAGCAATCGTAGTGTTCTTGGTGTCGAGAAAGATGCTTAGAGATACCATCGTCAAGTG TCTcgcatcctcatccatctccatgTCTCTTCTACACATCCTGCCTACACACCCCCACCTACTACTGCTTATCCGTATAGCACCCTACCCTTACAACCTCCTCAACGTCATTCTCGCATCGTCCCCCACCCTTACACTACAGACCTATACGGGCTGTACAGCCGTCTCTCTGTGCAAGCTGGTTCTTCACACGTGGATCGGAAGTGGGATACATGACTTGTCTGAGAGCTATGGCCATGGTCAGAGTAAGGGCCAGGAAGAATCcaaggagggagatggggtAGATGGTCAGTGGCCGCAGGATCCCGACGTCGTTACTGGACGGCCGGCTCAAGAAGGCGATACACAGACAGCCAAAACATGGACCACCTGGGTTGGTATCGTCCTTTGcatcgtcctcttcttttacCTCATGCATTTTGCAAAGCGGGCCGTCAAAAAAGCGCAAGCTGAGCAGGcggaaatggaagagcgGGAGCGCGAAGAACGTGAGGGGTTGACGAGTGTATCTGCTCGGCGGGAGAgcgagggggaggagatggtgtgA
- a CDS encoding ubiquitin carboxyl-terminal hydrolase 5/13 has translation MSCTHLQSSLHSLKPPSPSQQVHREECTLCFDGQDDPQGVLVCLFCFNGACLSPDRQHARLHYQKTGHHLGMVIKRSRKEIRKRDSNEPPMKKLAISAPKDEEIWDYHTSFVCLACSSAGQEITAQEPKLEEMKMGIMTALSSAQQSEIKAWEEEILPCEHTLTLQQEPVVVPGNVPSQCSSCDLTSNLWLCLTCGLANCGRQQFGGIGGNGHALKHFHETGHMLGVKLGTITPEGTADIYCYACDDAKIDPELATHLSTFGIEVMGQTKTEKSMTELQLEHNLKFDFSMIGDDGKELEPVFGKGLTGLRNLGNSCYVASVLQALFSLPAFRSRYTTPEAFNHFQTCPNLLPASCIECQMLKLGDGLLSGRYSHVASLPPPTTHFEEQQAPKFQEGIKPTQFKALIGKGHEEFSTMRQQDSEEFLQHLLTRLRDEAKRQGRDEAAEPTEILKFAMEQRLQCGKCKRVGLQVEGVDLASLPVEAVEVGVSEDGKKLYEGVELETCLEQLCAEEAVAEYQCDHCKEKTTAYKSTKFKTFPDLLVLHMKKFQLVNWLPTKLDIPVSVPDILTLDHLVAQGLQPGEQELTVSSSSPSLPEFNATAMAQLEAMGFPTVRCQKALLATGNNDAEIAMGWLFEHMEDPDIDAPIVLGGSKAASNEPSQEQIGMIADMGFSHNQARKALRESDGNPERAIEWLFSNPDDAGEDPAPAGSAEPSIGGSSSLPAKYRLKAFISHKGPSVHSGHYVATIRQPQAGIEGEGEEEGEWVLYNDEKVVRAASGGGEEMRGLAYLYIYERV, from the exons ATGTCCTGCACCCACCTCCAGTCATCCCTCCATTCCCTCAAAccaccctccccctcccagCAAGTACACCG CGAAGAATGTACCCTTTGTTTCGACGGACAG GATGACCCGCAAGGTGTCCTCGTATGTCTTTTCTGCTTCAACGGTGCTTGCCTTTCTCCAGATAGGCAACATGCCCGCCTCCATTACCAAAAGACCGGCCACCATTTGGGTATGGTTATCAAGCGGTCCAGAAAGGAGATTCGTAAAAGG GACTCGAATGAACCGCCTATGAAGAAACTCGCCATTTCCGCCCCCAAAGACGAAGAAATATGGGATTACCACACCTCCTTTGTGTGCTTGGCCTGCTCTTCTGCAGGTCAAGAAATCACGGCTCAAGAACCcaagttggaagagatgaaaatggGGATCATGACTGCACTTTCCTCTGCCCAGCAGTCTGAAATCAAAgcgtgggaagaagagattcTTCCTTGTGAACATACGTTGACCCTGCAGCAAGAGCCTGTTGTTGTCCCTGGAAATG TCCCATCACAATGTTCGTCCTGCGACCTCACTTCCAACCTGTGGTTATGTCTCACCTGCGGTCTTGCCAACTGTGGACGACAACAGTTTGGCGGTATTGGTGGTAACGGCCATGCATTGAAACATTTCCATGAGACGGGGCACATGTTGGGAGTCAAGTTGGGTACCATCACCCCGGAAGGAACTGCTG ATATTTATTGCTACGCCTGTGACGATGCCAAGATCGACCCCGAATTGGCCACTCACCTTTCAACCTTCGGCATCGAGGTGATGGGTCAGACCAAGACTGAAAAGTCCATGACTGAACTCCAACTCGAACATAATTTGAAATTTGATTTTTCCATGATTGGCGATGACGGTAAAGAACTCGAACCTGTCTTTGGCAAAGGTCTCACCGGCCTGAGAAACTTGGGAAACAGCTGTTACGTGGCCTCTGTCCTCCAAGcgctcttctctctccccgcTTTCCGATCAAGGTATACCACACCCGAAGCGTTCAACCATTTCCAAACGTGTCCCAACCTTCTTCCCGCTTCCTGTATCGAGTGCCAAATGCTCAAGCTCGGCGATGGTCTGCTGTCCGGAAGGTACTCTCATGTGGCAAGCTTACCCCCCCCCACTACCCATTTTGAAGAACAGCAAGCTCCCAAGTTCCAAGAAGGAATCAAGCCGACACAGTTTAAAGCGCTTATTGGTAAAGGCCACGAAGAGTTTTCGACCATGCGCCAACAAGATTCAGAAGAATTTTTACAGCATCTTTTGACGCGGTTAAGAGACGAGGCGAAGCGTCAAGGTAGGGATGAGGCCGCCGAGCCGACTGAGATTCTCAAGTTTGCAATGGAGCAGAGGTTGCAGTGTGGCAAGTGCAAGCGTGTCGGTCTCCAGGTGGAAGGTGTAGACTTGGCGAGTTTGCCTGTTGAGGCAGTGGAGGTGGGGGTGAGTGAAGACGGCAAGAAGCTTTACGAGGGGGTGGAACTTGAAACGTGTTTAGAGCAATTGTGTGCAGAGGAAGCAGTGGCTGAGTATCAGTGTGATCATTgcaaggaaaagacgaCGGCGTACAA ATCGACCAAATTCAAGACATTCCCAGACTTGTTGGTGTTGCACATGAAAAAGTTTCAACTTGTGAATTGGCTCCCAACCAAGCTCGATATTCCTGTATCCGTCCCCGACATTCTTACTTTGGACCACCTCGTTGCCCAAGGACTTCAACCGGGTGAACAAGAGCTCACAGTATCGTCATcgtctccttccctcccagAGTTCAACGCTACGGCCATGGCACAGCTTGAGGCTATGGGATTCCCCACAGTGAGATGCCAAAAGGCATTATTGGCGACTGGCAACAATGACGCTGAGATTGCTATGGGATGGTTGTTTGAGCATATGGAAGATCCTG ACATTGATGCGCCGATTGTACTCGGGGGTTCGAAAGCCGCCAGCAACGAACCTTCACAAGAACAGATTGGCATGATTGCCGATATGGGATTCTCTCATAACCAAGCCCGCAAGGCATTGCGCGAAAGC GACGGCAACCCCGAGCGGGCTATTGAGTGGCTGTTTAGTAACCCTGACGATGCAGGAGAAGACCCTGCCCCCGCTGGCAGTGCCGAACCTTCCATCGGGGGCTCATCGTCTCTCCCTGCCAAGTACCGACTGAAAGCATTCATCTCGCACAAGGGCCCGTCTGTGCATTCTGGCCACTATGTGGCTACTATCCGGCAGCCGCAAGCGGGGATcgagggggagggagaagaagagggagagtggGTGTTGTACAATGATGAAAAGGTTGTGCGGGCTGCGTCTGGTGgtggggaggagatgagggggCTTGCGTATttgtatatatatgaaCGAGTGTAG
- a CDS encoding charged multivesicular body protein 5, whose protein sequence is MNRIFGTGKAKPKPSLTDAISSTDARVASLEVKLKKLDAELSVFKTQMSKMREGPGKAAVQQRALRVLKQKKMYENQLGQLQQQTYNMEQAAMTTENLKNTMATVDAMRVANKEMKKQYKGINIDKIESIHYDMEDLIEQANDIQESLGRSYGVPDEVDEADLQAELDALGLDDEPIGENETPSYLQDAQSLPDFVDSAPLEDLQLEQPTAEVAR, encoded by the exons ATGAACAGA ATATTCGGCACAGGCAAAGCGAAACCTAAACCCTCCCTCACAGATGCCATCTCTTCC ACTGACGCCCGCGTCGCTTCCCTTGAggtcaagctcaaaaaACTAGATGCCGAATTATCCGTTTTTAAGACCCAAATGTCCAAGATGCGTGAAGGTCCCGGAAAGGCGGCTGTCCAACAGAGGGCATTGAGAGTGCTTAAGCAGAAAAAGATGTACGAAAATCAACTGGGACAACTTCAACAGCAAACCTATAATATGGAACAGGCGGCAATGACCACGGAAAATTTGAAGAACACA ATGGCTACAGTTGATGCCATGCGAGTGGCTAacaaagagatgaaaaagcAATATAAAGGAATTAACATCGATAAGATTGAG AGTATTCATTACGACATGGAAGATCTCATTGAGCAAGCCAATGATATACAAGAGTCTCTAGGGAGGAGCTACGGTGTCCCTGATGAAGTTGATGAGGCGGATCTCCAGGCTG AGCTCGACGCATTAGGTCTTGACGACGAGCCCATAGGAGAAAATGAAACTCCAAGCTATCTGCAGGATGCTCAATCTTTACCAGATTTCGTCGATTCTGCGCCTCTTGAAGACCTA CAACTGGAGCAGCCCACGGCTGAAGTGGCGAGATAA
- a CDS encoding elongator complex protein 1, whose protein sequence is MTRNFDVVHEEPLRSNDFGHDKFINVGWGSKSTQFHGSLGKSAARQPTDSARPVSHPTDHGLPVISFRGDASFFAVSSLDPYPDGSGQARRQVRIYSRDASAGFQPKLSATSEALPGLEPALAWRPSGNLISTMVRYGYQGGGEGRQGRWDVAMLERNGLRHGGFELREDKADWEDGRVRELAWNSDSEVLAVWIERKERDVLQLWSMKNYHYYLKQELYSHDTQKPRFRGFKWHPEDPLSLYIICQDSIQHRTFTWDTFAARLPMPHDTASVAVTDGTRLLITPFRTQNTPPPMSSYHLTLPSTPVHACLSSWQDTAAAVFTNGQVMVWKLDTRLPEPRPEAGPGSGSKLKRGGKVAEPVVVLEKKVEGKRVIRNLALGPRGKVAVLSLALAVDTTDQGGRVNVFGGEGEQGEDEEVEVESDVERILWTDQGNILVLNGQKRLYSLSSKEPIDITLPSQPTSILLAGRLLFTLSPTSKLHMTALTAPFASVSLAQQPVTSFTLTSSFLIYTTTSHFAHFAPLVILERLANGDDLGGVGVGNELKWEERRVERGAKIVVASESEMSLVLQATRGNLETIYPRPMVLQVVKRDVLGGAYRAAFLTCRKHRLDLNILYDLDPEKFMANLENFVEQVYEVDYLNLFISSLNSDDSAKAVYGEQVRDSTIPAEKVNTICDSLRTLLEARGLETYVESILTTHVCKIPADYESGLRVLLQLQAVHPEIVEDAIKYIIFLSDVNKLYDVALGMYNFQLVLMIAQYSQKDPKEYLPFLRELRALDKWDQRFKIDDHLERRESALANLKQAGPERFEDAASYLAKYELYDTAFKLYKDDQEKLIVIHDLYGDYLYDRREYTDSALSYLIANKPQKALKAYERAHAWRELFALAKKEGLSKESMDEMIERVTDYLGSRGRHLEASQIFIEYSSDVDSAVDTCCRGAEFSEAYRLISIHDRPDLVEAMIHPGLEEAHEALIEVFEEMDGQLDKETKRLKELNEIREKDYDAFYIVEREIDIEGVDVATNATTVASAFTRYTVAPSTMFSQTTRMTGQTAKSKRGKKRATGRRGTVDEWEYLVMSIGRLLARVDEKSAEALTLLRHLLLASSDHVALAQSLQNTILSFRTKLSNALDEAWQDRDAVLKEVVESGGSGLEGALEKSLGEIKPQVGEWKGMGLLLSN, encoded by the exons ATGACCAGAAACTTTGATGTCGTCCACGAAGAGCCTCTGCGCTCAAATGACTTTGGACACG ACAAATTCATCAACGTCGGGTGGGGATCCAAGTCGACCCAGTTCCACGGCTCTCTCGGTAAATCTGCCGCCCGCCAGCCCACCGACTCCGCCCGCCCAGTCTCCCACCCGACCGACCACGGCCTCCCCGTCATCTCTTTCCGTGGCGAcgcctccttcttcgccgtCTCCTCCCTCGACCCGTACCCCGACGGATCCGGCCAGGCAAGACGCCAGGTCAGGATATACTCGCGCGACGCCTCGGCAGGTTTCCAGCCCAAACTGTCCGCAACCTCTGAAGCCCTCCCCGGACTGGAACCCGCCCTTGCGTGGCGGCCCAGCGGGAacctcatctccaccatgGTTCGGTACGGCTACCAAGGCGGCGGAGAAGGTCGACAAGGCAGGTGGGATGTCGCCATGCTGGAGAGGAATGGATTGCGCCATGGCGGATTCGAGTTGAGAGAGGACAAGGCGGATTGGGAAGACGGTAGGGTTAGGGAACTGGCATGGAATTCTGATTCAGAAGTATTGGCCGTTTGGATCGAgcgaaaggagagggatgTCC TGCAACTGTGGTCCATGAAAAACTACCATTACTATCTCAAGCAAGAACTCTACTCCCATGACACGCAAAAACCCAGGTTTAGAGGGTTCAAATGGCACCCCGAAGACCCCCTGTCTCTCTATATCATCTGCCAAG ACTCTATCCAGCACCGTACATTCACATGGGACACTTTTGCCGCCCGCCTGCCCATGCCCCACGACACCGCCTCCGTCGCCGTCACCGACGGCACCCGTCTCCTCATCACCCCCTTCCGAACCCAAAACACACCCCCACCCATGTCCTCTTACCACCTCACCTTGCCCTCAACCCCTGTACACGCGTGTTTATCCAGCTGGCAAGATACGGCTGCAGCGGTATTCACAAACGGCCAAGTGATGGTTTGGAAACTCGATACCCGGCTACCTGAACCTCGACCTGAAGCCGGGCCTGGATCAGGATCGAAATTGAAAAGAGGCGGCAAAGTCGCAGAGCCAGTTGTTGTCCTTGAGAAAAAagtggaaggaaaaagagtcATCAGGAATCTGGCTCTTGGCCCCCGCGGTAAAGTCGCAGTCCTCAGTCTCGCTCTGGCGGTAGACACTACCGACCAAGGTGGGCGGGTGAATGTGTTtggcggagaaggagagcagggtgaagatgaagaagtcgagGTGGAAAGTGATGTCGAGAGGATTTTGTGGACTGATCAAGGCAATATCCTCGTGTTGAACGGGCAAAAAAGATTGTACAGCC TGTCAAGCAAAGAGCCTATCGATATCACGCTTCCCTCTCAACccacctccatcctcctcgccgGCCGCCTTTTATTCACCCTTTCGCCAACATCCAAACTCCACATGACCGCCCTCACCGCCCCCTTTGCATCCGTCTCCCTCGCCCAACAGCCAGTCACCTCGTTCACGCTTacgtcttctttcctcatctacaccaccacctctcaCTTTGCACACTTTGCGCCGCTCGTAATATTGGAAAGACTCGCCAACGGTGACGATCTGGGCGGTGTCGGTGTCGGCAACGAGTTAAAGTGGGAAGAGCGAAGAGTTGAACGAGGCGCAAAGATCGTGGTGGCCAGTGAGAGCGAAATGAGTTTGGTGCTCCAAGCGACTCGTGGTAACCTCGAGACAATCTACCCTAGACCGATGGTCTTGCAAGTCGTCAAGCGGGACGTTTTGGG CGGAGCGTACCGTGCAGCGTTCCTGACGTGCAGAAAACATCGACTGGACCTCAACATCCTGTACGATCTTGATCCTGAAAAGTTCATGGCCAATTTGGAGAACTTTGTAGAGCAAGTTTACGAGGTTGATTACCTCAaccttttcatctcttctctcaa CTCGGATGACTCTGCCAAGGCTGTTTACGGTGAACAAGTCCGTGACTCGACCATTCCCGCCGAAAAGGTCAACACCATCTGCGACTCGCTTCGTACCCTTCTCGAAGCCCGCGGTTTGGAAACGTACGTGGAGAGTATCCTCACCACCCATGTGTGCAAGATTCCGGCCGATTACGAATCTGGATTAAGAGTTCTTTTGCAATTGCAAG CGGTCCACCCGGAGATCGTAGAGGATGCAATCAAGTatatcatcttcctttccgATGTGAACAAGCTCTACGATGTAGCTTTGGGAATGTACAATTTCCAGCTGGTCCTCATGATCGCTCAATATTCTCAAAAG GATCCGAAAGAGTaccttccctttttgcGAGAACTCCGAGCTCTTGATAAATGGGATCAGCGATTCAAGATTGACGATCATCTCGAAAGACGAGAAAGTGCGTTGGCCAATTTGAAGCAAGCCGGTCCAGAAAGGTTTGAAGACGCGGCGTCGTATCTGGCAAAGTATGAACTGTACGATACCGCTTTTAAACTGTACAAAGATGATCAAGAAAAATTGATT GTTATCCATGACCTTTACGGAGACTACCTGTACGATCGCCGCGAGTATACAGATTCTGCACTTT CATACCTCATCGCGAACAAGCCTCAAAAAGCACTCAAGGCGTACGAGCGTGCTCATGCCTGGCGAGAGTTGTTCGCTttggccaagaaggagggttTGTCAAAGGAGTCTATGGATGAGATGATTGAGCGTGTCACAG ACTATCTAGGTTCCCGAGGTCGACATTTGGAAGCTTCCCAGATATTCATCGAGTATTCGTCCGACGTTGATAGTGCTGTCGACACTTGCTGCCGCGGCGCCGAATTCTCTGAAGCCTACCGCTTGATATCTATTCATGACCGACCGGATCTCGTAGAAGCCATGATTCACCCTgggttggaagaagcaCACGAAGCGCTCATCGAGgtctttgaagagatggacggACAGCTGGACAAGGAAACAAAGAGATTGAAAGAATTGAATGAGATTCGGGAGAAAGACTATG aCGCATTTTATATCGTGGAAAGGGAGATTGATATTGAAGGCGTGGACGTTGCTACTAATGCGACTACTGTCGCTTCTGCATTCACACGATACACCGTTGCGCCTAGTACAATGTTTTCTCAGACGACTCGAATGACTGG GCAAACGGCCAAGTCCAAGAGGGGCAAAAAGAGGGCTACAGGTCGAAGAGGTACGGTGGATGAGTGGGAATACTTGGTGATGAGTATCGGGCGATTGCTCGCACGCGTAGATGAAAAGAGCG CCGAAGCCCTCACACTCTTACGCCACCTTCTTTTGGCTTCCTCGGACCATGTCGCTCTCGCCCAATCACTCCAAAACACCATCCTCTCGTTCCGAACTAAGCTTTCCAATGCTTTGGATGAAGCTTGGCAAGATAGAGATGCCGTGCTGAAAGAGGTTGTAGAGAGTGGTGGCAGTGGATTGGAAGGCGCATTGGAGAAAAGCTTGGGAGAGATCAAGCCACAAGTGGGAGAGTGGAAAGGAATGGGTCTGTTATTGAGCAATTGA
- a CDS encoding sorting nexin-3: MAAYPQDTYFNSNPYQQQSYPYQPQPQPQPSPSPSPYQPQPYQQQPYQYNAQQPYQTTDPYAYQQSPSQSAAAAAPPPQSPPVQVTHSPFIRTDSSQAVSFTDMARMAGRPQTFDEMYSVPESFLEIEIRNPMTHGIGRKMYTDYEIVCMTNIPAFKLRHSAVRRRYSDFEAFRDILERESTRVNIPPLPGKVFTNRFSDEVIEQRREGLQRFLEIVAGHPLLQTGSKVLCAFLQDPAWDKSQWI; this comes from the exons ATGGCTGCATATCCCCAGGACA CATACTTCAACTCGAACCCGTACCAACAACAGTCCTACCCTTACCAACCACAGCCACAGCCACAGCCGTCGCCGTCGCCGTCGCCGTACCAACCGCAACCGtatcagcagcagccataCCAGTACAACGCTCAGCAGCCATACCAAACTACCGATCCCTATGCTTACCAACAATCTCCATCCCAATCCGCTGCCGCTGCCGCGCCTCCGCCTCAGAGCCCACCAG TCCAAGTCACCCATTCGCCTTTTATACGGACGGACTCGTCTCAGGCAGTGAGCTTTACCGACATGGCACGCATGGCTGGAAGACCACAAACT TTTGATGAAATGTACTCTGTACCCGAATCGTTTCTTGAGATTGAGATCCGGAATCCAATGACACATGGGATCGGGCGAAAGATGTACACCGACTATGAGATTGTCTGCATG ACCAATATTCCTGCATTCAAACTACGTCACTCGGCTGTTCGACGTCGATACTCTGACTTTGAGGCGTTTCGCGATATCcttgaaagggaaagcaCCAGGGTTAACATCCCGCCCCTACCCGGCAAG GTATTCACGAACCGTTTCTCGGATGAAGTGATTGAGCAACGGCGTGAAGGGTTGCAGAGGTTTTTGGAGATTGTGGCTGGACACCCGTTGTTACAGACGGGCAGCAAAGTGCTCTGCGCCTTTCTCCAAG ACCCCGCCTGGGACAAGTCTCAGTGGATTTAA